A stretch of the Pongo pygmaeus isolate AG05252 chromosome 16, NHGRI_mPonPyg2-v2.0_pri, whole genome shotgun sequence genome encodes the following:
- the DISP2 gene encoding protein dispatched homolog 2: protein MDGDSSSSGGGGSGPAPGPGPEGEQRPEGEPLAPDGGSPDSTQTKAVAPEASPERSCSLHSCPLEDPSSSSGPPPTTSTLQPVGPSSPLAPAHFTYPQALQEYPGGSSLPGLGDRAALCSHGSSLSPSPAPSQRDGTWKPPAVQHHVVSVRQERAFQMPKSYSQLIAEWPVAVLMLCLAVIFLCTLAGLLGARLPDFSKPLLGFEPRDTDIGSKLVVWRALQALTGPRKLLFLSPDLELNSSSSHNTLRPAPRGSVQESVVRSRRMVEPLEDRRQENFFCGPPEKSYAKLVFMSTSSGSLWNLHAIHSMCRMEQDQIRSHTSFGALCLRTAANQCCPSWSLGNYLAVLSNRSSCLDTTQADAARTLALLRTCALYYHSGTLVPSCLGPGQNKSPRCAQVPTKCSQSSAIYQLLHFLLDRDFLSPQTTDYQVPSLKYSLLFLPTPKGASLMDIYLDRLATPWGLADNYTSVTGMDLGLKQELLRHFLVQDTVYPLLALVAIFFGIALYLRSLFLTLMVLLGVLGSLLVAFFLYQVAFRMAYFPFVNLAALLLLSSVSANHTLIFFDLWRLSKSQLPSGGLAQRVGRTMHHFGYLLLVSGLTTSAAFYASYLSRLPAVRCLALFMGTAVLVHLALTLVWLPASAVLHERYLARGCARRARGRWEGSAPRRLLLALHRRLRGLRRAAAGTSRLLFQRLLPCGVIKFRYIWICWFAALAAGGAYIAGVSPRLQLPTLPPPGGQVFRPSHPFERFDAEYRQLFLFEQLPQGEGGHMPVVLVWGVLPVDTGDPLDPRSNSSLVRDPAFSASGPEAQRWLLALCHRARNQSFFDTLQEGWPTLCFVETLQRWMESPGCGRLGPDLCCGHSDFPWAPQFFLHCLKMMALEQGPDGTQDLGLRFDAHGSLAALVLQFQTNFRNSPDYNQTQLFYNEVSHWLAAELGMAPPGLRRGWFTSRLELYSLQHSLSTEPAVVLGLALALAFATLLLGTWNVPLSLFSVAAVAGTVLLTVGLLVLLEWQLNTAEALFLSASVGLSVDFTVNYCISYHLCPHPDRLSRVAFSLRQTSCATAVGAAALFAAGVLMLPATVLLYRKLGIILMMVKCVSCGFASFFFQSLCCFFGPEKNCGQILWPCAHLPWDAGTGDPGGEKAGRPRPGSVGGMPGSCSEQYELQPLARRRSPSFDTSTATSKLSHRPSVLSEDLQLHDGPCCSRPPPAPASPRELLLDHQAVFSQCPALQTSSPYKQAGPSPKTRARQDSQGEEAEPLPASPEAPAHSPKAKAADPPDGFCSSASTLEGLSVSDETCLSTSEPSARVPDSVGVSPDDLDDTGQPVLERGQLNGKRDTLWLALRETVYDPSLPASHQSSLSWKGRGGPGDGSPVVLPNSQPDLPDVWLRRPSTHTSGYSS from the exons ATGGACGgtgacagcagcagcagcggcggcggcggcagcggtcCGGCTCCCGGCCCGGGTCCAGAAGGGGAGCAACGGCCCGAGGGGGAGCCCTTGGCCCCAGACGGCGGCTCCCCGGACAG CACCCAGACCAAGGCTGTGGCCCCTGAGGCAAGCCCAGAGAGAAGCTGCTCCCTCCACAGCTGCCCCCTGGAGGACCCTTCCAGCTCTTCAGGACCCCCACCAACAACTTCCACCCTCCAGCCTGTGGGTCCATCCAGCCCCTTGGCCCCTGCCCACTTCACCTATCCCCAGGCACTGCAGGAATACCCGGGGGGCAGTTCCCTGCCAGGACTTGGGGATCGGGCAGCTCTCTGCTCCCatggctccagcctcagcccttCTCCAGCCCCCTCACAGCGTGATGGGACCTGGAAGCCACCCGCTGTGCAGCACCATGTGGTCAGTGTCAG GCAGGAACGAGCCTTCCAGATGCCAAAGAG CTATTCCCAGCTGATTGCTGAGTGGCCAGTGGCCGTGCTGATGCTGTGTCTGGCTGTCATCTTCCTCTGCACCCTGGCTGGACTGTTGGGGGCCCGGCTGCCTGACTTCTCCAagcctttgctg GGCTTTGAGCCACGGGACACAGACATTGGGAGCAAGTTAGTGGTCTGGAGAGCACTACAAGCCCTCACAGGCCCCAGGAAGCTGCTTTTCCTTTCCCCAGACCTTGAGCTGAACAG CTCGAGCTCCCACAACACTCTGAGGCCTGCACCCAGAGGCAGTGTCCAGGAGAGCGTTGTCCGGTCTCGGAGAATGGTGGAGCCCCTGGAGGACAGAAGGCAAGAGAACTTCTTCTGTGGCCCCCCTG AGAAGAGCTATGCAAAGCTGGTGTTCATGTCCACCTCCTCGGGCAGCCTATGGAACCTGCATGCCATCCATTCCATGTGTCGCATGGAACAGGACCAG ATCCGCTCCCATACCAGCTTCGGGGCTCTGTGCCTGCGGACAGCAGCCAACCAGTGCTGCCCCAGCTGGTCCCTGGGCAACTATCTGGCTGTGCTCTCCAACCGCTCCTCCTGCCTGGACACTACCCAAGCTGACGCAGCCCGCACACTGGCCCTGCTTCGGACCTGTGCCCTCTACTACCACAGTGGTACCCTGGTGCCCTCTTGTCTGGGACCCGGGCAGAACAAGTCCCCACGCTGTGCCCAGGTTCCCACCAAGTGCTCCCAGAGTAGTGCCATCTACCAACTCCTGCACTTTCTGCTTGACAGGGACTTTCTGAGTCCCCAGACCACTGACTACCAGGTGCCCTCCCTCAAGTACAGCTTGCTCTTCCTGCCCACCCCAAAGGGTGCTTCCCTCATGGACATCTACCTGGACCGGCTGGCCACCCCCTGGGGGCTCGCTGACAACTACACCTCTGTCACTGGCATGGACCTGGGCCTCAAACAGGAGCTGCTGAGGCACTTCCTGGTCCAGGACACGGTGTACCCCTTGCTGGCTCTGGTTGCCATCTTCTTCGGCATCGCCCTGTACCTGCGCTCACTCTTCCTCACGCTCATGGTGCTGCTGGGGGTGCTGGGCTCACTGCTGGTGGCCTTCTTCCTTTACCAGGTGGCCTTCCGCATGGCCTACTTCCCCTTCGTCAATCTGGCAGCCCTCCTCCTGCTGAGCAGCGTCTCCGCCAACCACACGCTCATCTTCTTCGACCTGTGGCGCCTCAGCAAGAGCCAGCTGCCTTCGGGGGGGCTGGCGCAGCGCGTGGGCCGCACCATGCACCACTTCGGCTACCTGCTGCTGGTCTCCGGCCTCACCACGAGCGCGGCCTTCTACGCCAGCTACCTGAGCCGCCTGCCGGCCGTTCGCTGCCTCGCCCTGTTCATGGGCACGGCTGTGCTGGTGCACCTGGCGCTCACGCTGGTCTGGCTGCCCGCCTCCGCCGTGCTCCACGAGCGCTACCTGGCGCGCGGCTGTGCGCGCCGGGCGCGGGGCCGGTGGGAGGGCAGCGCGCCCCGGCGGCTACTGCTGGCGCTGCACCGGCGGCTCCGCGGCCTGCGGAGAGCGGCGGCCGGCACCTCGCGTCTGCTCTTCCAGCGCCTGCTGCCCTGCGGCGTCATCAAGTTCCGCTACATCTGGATCTGCTGGTTCGCAGCACTGGCGGCAGGGGGCGCCTACATCGCCGGAGTCAGCCCCCGCCTGCAGCTGCCCACGCTGCCGCCGCCGGGCGGCCAGGTCTTCCGGCCCAGCCACCCCTTCGAGCGCTTCGACGCGGAGTATCGCCAGCTGTTCCTGTTCGAGCAGCTGCCGCAGGGCGAGGGCGGCCACATGCCCGTGGTTTTGGTGTGGGGCGTCCTGCCTGTGGACACTGGCGACCCTCTGGACCCTCGTAGCAACAGCAGCCTGGTGAGGGACCCTGCCTTCTCGGCCAGCGGCCCTGAGGCCCAGCGCTGGCTGCTGGCACTCTGCCACCGGGCCCGGAATCAGAGCTTCTTCGACACCCTGCAGGAAGGCTGGCCCACGCTGTGTTTCGTGGAGACCCTCCAGCGCTGGATGGAGAGCCCCGGCTGCGGCCGCCTGGGGCCTGACCTCTGCTGCGGCCACTCGGACTTCCCCTGGGCCCCCCAGTTTTTCCTGCACTGCCTGAAAATGATGGCTCTGGAGCAAGGCCCCGATGGCACCCAGGACCTGGGACTCCGCTTTGATGCCCATGGCAGCCTGGCCGCCCTGGTCCTGCAATTCCAGACCAACTTCCGGAATAGTCCGGACTACAACCAGACCCAACTCTTCTACAATGAAGTCAGCCACTGGCTGGCAGCGGAGCTGGGCATGGCACCTCCAGGCCTCCGCCGGGGTTGGTTCACTAGCCGTCTAGAGCTGTATAGCCTGCAGCACAGCCTGAGCACTGAGCCTGCTGTGGTGCTGGGCCTGGCTTTGGCGCTTGCCTTTGCCACACTGCTCCTGGGCACCTGGAATGTTCCCCTCAGCCTGTTCTCCGTGGCAGCTGTGGCAGGCACCGTGCTGCTCACTGTAGGACTCCTGGTTCTCCTCGAGTGGCAGCTCAACACTGCCGAGGCCctgtttctctctgcctcagtgggCCTCTCAGTGGACTTCACTGTCAACTACTGCATCTCCTATCACCTGTGCCCACACCCTGACCGCCTGAGCCGTGTGGCCTTCTCTCTGCGCCAGACCAGCTGCGCCACAGCCGTGGGGGCTGCAGCCCTATTTGCGGCAGGCGTGCTCATGCTGCCCGCCACAGTGCTGCTCTATCGCAAGCTGGGCATCATCCTCATGATGGTCAAATGCGTCAGTTGTGGCTTTGCCAGCTTCTTCTTCCAATCTCTCTGCTGTTTCTTTGGGCCAGAGAAGAACTGTGGGCAGATCCTCTGGCCCTGTGCCCACCTGCCATGGGATGCTGGTACTGGGGACCCTGGTGGGGAGAAGGCAGGCCGCCCACGACCAGGGTCAGTGGGAGGGATGCCCGGGTCCTGCTCAGAGCAATATGAGCTACAGCCCCTGGCGCGGCGTCGGAGCCCCAGCTTTGACACCAGCACAGCCACCAGCAAGCTGTCCCACCGGCCCTCAGTACTCTCTGAGGATCTGCAGCTCCATGATGGTCCCTGCTGTTCCCGGCCCCCACCAGCCCCTGCCTCCCCAAGGGAGCTGCTGCTGGACCACCAGGCAGTCTTCAGCCAGTGCCCTGCCCTGCAGACCTCCTCCCCCTATAAGCAGGCTGGCCCCAGCCCCAAAACCCGGGCCAGGCAGGACTCCCAAGGGGAGGAGGCTGAGCCCCTGCCGGCCTCACCGGAAGCCCCAGCCCACTCCCCTAAGGCCAAGGCTGCAGATCCTCCTGATGGCTTCTGTTCCTCAGCCAGCACCCTGGAGGGGCTCAGCGTCTCTGATGAGACCTGCCTAAGCACCTCTGAGCCCAGTGCCCGTGTACCAGATTCCGTGGGTGTGTCCCCAGATGACCTGGATGACACTGGGCAGCCAGTCCTTGAGCGAGGCCAGCTCAATGGGAAGCGGGACACCCTGTGGCTGGCGCTGAGGGAGACAGTGTATGACCCATCATTGCCCGCTTCCCATCAGAGCAGCTTGTCCTGGAAGGGCCGAGGGGGGCCAGGGGATGGCAGCCCTGTGGTGCTGCCCAATAGCCAGCCAGACCTGCCAGATGTTTGGCTGCGCAGGCCCAGCACCCACACATCAGGCTATAGCAGCTGA